cgtgtaagacaagaacctgggacaaacatacctgccctcaaacactattcctgtGATCttgtaacaatatatatatatatatatatacactgtatatatatatatatatatataagtaaattaTGGATTAGCTACCATAGGCCAATAAGGGGGTAAATCTGTGGCTCTATGGTATAGAAGAAGGCAGGAATAGTGTTCCTGGCCTTGCAAAAGATCCCAGAAAGGGATTGAAATGCATTGGGATCTGCTTTATACGTGAACACCTAACTGTAGAATATAATTTGTGTTATttgaatgtaaaaaataaaaatacagctgaaatagttggcaataagcGTATCTCTTATCTGCTTTACACTTCCTGTGCTCACATAGTCGGTTGTTGGTAACAAAATCTGCCTGCTTAACAATAGAATGGTGTAGAAGCTCAAATCTCCTGTCTCTTATTATTCTATTAATTAATTTCaagttagttttttatttttatttgcatttgaTTTGCAAATCGGATGTTAGTTAATGAGGAGATCCTATATTTGACTATGGTAAAACATCTATGTTTTACAGAAATTTGATTTTGAGTGGGATTTTAGTGTAATTCTGTTTTATGTTTGATTTGACattcgattttgcctttagtaagtcTCCAAAGTCAAAATCGAATGGAAATTGAATGTCAAATCCCCCAAAAATGAAAATCAATTATCAGTAAATATACGCCCAGATCCCCACAAATTACTGTACATTCATTAACATAGACCCTCGAGGACTCGCTTTGCTCACCTCACTTCGGGCAAGGTTATgggtaggttactattcccaatcaaatTCCATGTGGAAAGTAAACCAATCAAAGGttgaacaaaatgtgaaaaacttgtgtcgaccttttgtactgtccgccttctacctgttgaccttttgacccggtcgacCATGTGTCTAGATTGACTGTCTATCCATGGTCCAGATGCCGATCCTTACATGGCCACTGAGTTAAAAGCATAATTAAGTATTAGTCAAACAGCTGTTAAAATGTCGTTATTGCTCCCCAATATCCTCATGTGAGAAGAAACAAACTGACATTATTATTAATGACCAGAGCTAGAGTAAGAAATCTTGGGGCACAAAGCAACACACTGGTTTGGGCCTCATTCACACCTCTGTTTGTTTGTGAAAAATAGAGAGGTAACATTGTAAAATATAAAACCAAGAAACAAATACAGCATGAGCATGAAAATTTCACACTTTTAATAATTTCATTTTACAAGTCACATTTGCATATCAGACAATTAGTAATTATTCAGTCAGTAATCTTCTACAACCATCATTGCAGTGTAGTCCTTGTAAGGAACAATGTTTTTGTCTGGGTCCACAGCAGCTGAGATCATCTCTTCCATTTCCTCTTGTGTGAATGGTTCTCCTGAGGGAGTCAATACAACCATTTGTCATATCATTCAAATTTCCCCAAACATACCTTGTCAATAAAAACAGATAATCATTACAAGTACTTATAGAACAACATAAACTAAAGCAATGTGCATTACCTTCTTCAGTCATGTATTTTATAAGTTCTTCTTTAGTGAAGAATCCCTTTTTCTTGTCATCTAAAACCTAGAGAAGAGAACTAGACATGAAATCATCTCCAAACCCTAGTACAAGTAACCATTACTAATAATAATGACATCACTAATAATGCCCAACCTCAAATGCTCGCAGGAGAACATCTCCAGGTATTGGTCTGTACCTGCAAGGAAAAGTGAGAAGGAATCCCTATTATTTCCAATCTGGTACCTGTATATCAGTTTTTTGCAGAAATTTAAGagtatacatataattatatatgtgtgcatgtgtaatAAATGCTTTAACTCAGGCctatggagtgctgcatattttgaacaattatatacatttttgctcgggtgtagtatggtatgcccgtgggcgggctcccggcgaccaacatgccgacgccgggagcacgaccgccggcataccaacagtgtggcgagctcaaatgagccccttgcaggctcggtggcgcgctacgcgcgcaacgctatttattctccctccaggggggttgtggacccccacaagggagaatatctgtcgatatgccagctgtcgggattccggcgccggtatactgtgcgccgggatcccgacagccgtcaacCCAAAGACCACCCCTTTGCTCTGTGTGCTATAATTCGCGTTAGACATAATGCGTGAGTGCCGTTTAACTTGGTAGCGTTGAGCATCTTTTTTTGTGATTTTCGAGTACCGCCACGGCATGGCGCAAATTGAGGGTCTGTTTAGCGTGACtttagcaaggatgtaagaggacacatctgtaggttctAGCATTTATCGGTATCTTCCATGAACATTTTCCTATATTGTACTCTGTATTGTATTTTCCTATATagaacgttatatatatatatttgatacatATAAGTATGCCCTGTGCAGTACTCAGTGGATTTtgaagcaatgcaatgcaatgaaataGTTAGAATTGGACTACAATCTCCATCACATCATGTATAATGACACTTTTTGCATTgtacagtaaaggtgtgtacacacggtgagatccttgctagatccgattttgactatgcgattccccttgaacttccccagagcccagatagcacagatagtacagattttgactatctgtgcttgagattttgtctatgtacgattttgactaagtgccaattttgactgtaCTTTGTATTAGATCCAATTTTGACTGTACTTTGTACACTAGATCagcagtggccaacccgcggctttcgagccgcatgcagctctttcatctgccgcatgcggctcggtcagctcctggccaccgctgctccCAGCCCGAGACACATGCACGCCTCTCTGGCGGCAGTGTCTCTCTTCatacggcgccggcccgtgagccaatcagagctcgcggaccggcagctaaggctcctgattggctgccggaccgcgagctttgattggctcacggaccggcgcctaattcaagagagacaccgccgccggagagtgagcactgagcagcagcagcgcggtgagcggggcacgggggctggtgagcactgtggggacatgtatctgcactgggggcatatctggcactgtgggggcaagtgtagctggcactgggggcatagctggcactgtgggggcatttgtagctggcactgggggcatagctggcactgtggggacatgtgcagctggcacttggggcatagctggcactgtggggacatgtgtagctggcactgggggcatagctggcactgtggggacaaatgtatctgcactgggggcatatctggcactgggggcatagcaggcactgtggggacatatgtatctgcactgggagcttatctggcactggggcatatctggcactggggggacatgtgtagctggcactgggggcatagctggcactgggggcatagctggcactgtggggacatatgtatctggcactggggcatagctggcactgtggggacatgtgtatctggcactgggggcatagctggcactgtggggacatgtgtatctggcactgtgggtatagcaggcactgtggggacatatgtatctgcactgggggcatatctggcactagggcatagctggcactgtggggacatgtgtatctggcactgggggcatatgtatctgcactgggggcatatctggcactggggacatagcaggcactgtggggacatgtgtatctggcactgggggcatagatggcactgggggcatatatggcactgtggggacatgtgtatctggcactgtgggcatagcaggcactgtggggacatatgtatctgcacggggggcatatctggcactggggcatatctggcactgtggggacatgtatctggtactgggggcatagctagcactttggggacatatgtatatgcactgggggcatagcaggcactgtggggacatatgtatctgcactggggggcatatctggcactgggggcatagcaagcactgtggggacatatatgcctccacagtgccagatacacatatgtccccacagtgccagatacacatatgtatctggcactgtggaggcacccattttttgtcattttcatatttactgtactggggcattgtatgtatgtggcactgtacaacatgacaaaaaaacggggttatgatatgaggtcatacacctacaaacgtcataccgaaaggtgtgcgcacaaaaatggggtgtggctttgtgacaactatgccatgcccccatttttacgTGCGCACCATAGGCgcgtgcatgatagtggctcttgttcttgactacagatcttttctggctctttgcttctgaatggttggccacccctgcaccagatagtcaagattgacttgcctgcacagtctatcaagccttatgataccgaccccacgggagcatgCATTCAGGACCAACCGACCTAgtacagtgggcctgtacagattttggacatggcaaacctgccggggaataagcatgctggatagtaagcctgatccagcgtgcaatggactgctttgatgcaggacacccaattttattgggatcataaagaacaaacagcgagtccaattttctgtgacgagctgtttgcttgacatacaccttcaaagccctcacaacatcaaaagactttgaagtagcagaggtgtcggtgacaaccggaacgaccataggttggttgatgtgaaatgcagacaccactttaggaaaaaattgctgatgagttctgagttcagctctgtcctcatggaaaattaaatagggacttttctaAGACAaaaccccagctccgacacacgttttgctgaagccaaggccaacagtgtgacggtcttccacataagatattttacgttcacctcctgtaacggttcaaaccagtccgattggaggaactacagcaccaaattgagatcccaaggtgccgtgggaggcacaaagggaggttgtatgtgcagaacacctttcaagaacgtctggacctcagggagagaagccaattgtttctgaaagaaaatagacaaggccaaaatccagACTTttttggagcccagacgcaggcccacatccacacctgactgcagaaaaagcaggaaacgtcccagatgaaattccaccgcagaataatttctgctctcacaccaagagacgtattacttccaaatacgatggtaatgcttagactttacccccttcctggcttggatcatagtctggataaccttgttagggatccctctcctggccagAATCAGCcggtcaacttccatgccgtcaaacaaagccgcggtaagtcctgatacacgaacgggccctgttgcagaagatcctcgcaaagaggtagaggccacggatcttcggggagcatctccagaaggtccgcgtaccaggctctctttggccaatccggagcaatgagtattgcttgaaccttttccctttttattcgcttaagaattcttgggatcagaggaagtggaggaaacacgtacaccatctgatagacccgtggagtcgtcagagcgtctaccaccactgcctgtaggtctctcgacctagaacaataccgcctgagctactTGTGGAGACGAGAGactatcatgtcgatctgtggatatccccatcgatgtgtcaagcacctgaacacttccgggtgaaggccccactccctcggttgtaggccgtgtctgctgaggaagtctgcttcccagttgtctactcccaaaatgaagaccgcttacaacgccacagcgtttttctctgcccagaggagaattcttgacacctctgacattgctgctctgcttttcattccgccctgtcggtttatgtatgttactgccgtcacattgtccgactggacctgaatggcccgatcttgaagaagatgtcaggcctgtagaagggcgttgtatatggccctgagttccagaatgttgattagaaggatgacttcctgacttgaccatcttccttgaaactgcaccccctgagtgactgctctccaacccctgaggcttgcgtctgtggttaacagaatccagttctgaattctgaacctccgatCCTCGACGTGGTGAGAAGTCTGTAGGCACCACAGACTTCtatagtagctgtggagatccatttgtctagttcatctccaaataaggcctctcctgtgaatggtaggccttccacgcctttcctggcatctgtgtcagcagtccactcgcgtagccacaagcccctgcgtgccgacattgccgtagcggtggtgcgtgcattaagcaagcctatttcttttatggcttccaccataaagttcgcagagtcctatatatgctgcaggagtaaaacaacatcccccctagacaatgaATCTAACCCCTCAGTTAGGTTACCTGACTATTTTGCAATGACTTTTgttatccacgcacatgcaatagtgggtctttgggccaccccagcagctgtgtacaatgatttgagtgtagtctcaattttacgatcagccatgtcttttagggagactgcaccaggaacaggcaaaacAATTTTACgtaacagcctagagactgatgcgtccactatcggtggattttccctcctccatgtctgacctgtcagcgtgcagaatatgggccagagatcgcttttgcggacaaatgggaggggattgagacgctgttttggggactgaatttctgttcataaactcatccacagtctgcctCACATCGTTAATGacgccctccctcgtctgaacagttcagacgagggaggacgtcgttaatgagagccATGCTGCAGCCCCCGTTCCCCCCCATCGCTCCTCCCACCATCTCTCCCTCCCCGCcaccatcagcaagtgtgtatgcacttgccgatgccggaacCCCGCCAGGTCCCCACCGAAGCCAATATCGCAGGAAACACACAttggctagtgtgtacccggctttaattAAAGGTTACCTCCATTTTTACATGTATAAAATGCTTAGACTCCAGAACAATTTACctaataaaaattaattacctgtcttCTTATTTTGTTAGATGCCCTTTATAGTGTATATAACAgtggcatctatctatctatctatcttctgtgTTCCAGCGAGGTGGCCACATCTTCACTGCTTCTCCGGATGTTATAGCTTTTGTTTTCTtgttttttaaaacatgtttttattaAACATATCACAAATATACGGAGTACAATTAGCAATGATGTAGTATGTTTTTAAAGAAGTTTCCACTAATCGCATCATCACTGTGCAAGTCCATACCCCAATACAGAAAGGATGGTTACATTACAGCTGGACGCTGACTGCTTCATGTATGATTTAGTACTgtctttcttcatgcttttttatatgtatatgaagACTATATACTTTGTTTAATGGAGCAATTATGCAAACGTGATGCATTATAAAAGTGGCAAATACTACAAGAGTGGATGAACTCAACCCCCGTCAACTTTCAATTATACAGAGAGAACTTTAATTTCTTAGAAAGCATGGATTAGGTGTAGACGTtatttgaaaaagaaaataaggTTTCCTCCTGTTTTGATACATGGAAACTATATTACACTTTTATTAACCTCAACACAATCTCAGATTTATCACAGCATATGACTCCCCCAATGGTATGAAACCCAAATTCTCCTGGACAACCCTCCTATTACGTTGCCTGATGAATGAGCACCAACACCTTTCTTTCTCTTTTAAAGTTTACTTGTACAAATTATCTGCACCCATGTTTGAGTATCATATACTTACCTATAGATTATACAAGTCTCAAGCTACATGAGGACCCTTACATTGTACATGTCCTATATCTGACTGCCTTCTGACTGCTTTGCTCGTATATTTATATCTGTATTTGTTATCCTGTCTATACAATGTATGTCTTTGGAAATGCACTATGGATTGCTTATTGTATATTATCTTCTAAGGTGAATACTGGTCGTAATGTTTGTCCCACACACATATGAATTGCTATTTTGTTAGCTGTGTTTTgcatcaataaaaaaataaaataaaaaaaaagatatattcatCGCGCCCTACTGGTGCTctgcacaccgtcgtaaggggctacctcCATACATAATTGTGTGAGTGTTTATGCTATAAATCTGATACCTTCTCTCCAGTAATACTTTGGTCATCATCGGTAAGAACTTTTCAAAACGAATATACCCAGTTGGCTCTTCTTCCTCCACCTTATTGAAAATAGAAATATAGCAGTGACTAACAACAGAATGAACACATTACACTGGTTGCTACCAAGATATAACAACAgttgttgattattattattattattattattattattttatattatcaAAACCATATTTCACACTGTTCTCCATGACTTAGACAACCAGacaaaaacatatacagtatacagaggcagatttagacctcatggggccctaagcaagatcccaatttgaggccccctTCCTCAAACGATCCTTAgtgtgccccccacccccttcaattgtagcagacaggtcctGGTGCCCCCCAGTCAGTGCATGCTCCCCAATTTGCCCATAGGCGATTATACCAGGCGGATGGTAATTGTACTAatgtattgattattatttattaccagttatttatatagcgcacacatattctgcagcgagtAACAGAGAACATTTTGGCCAggcagatgttagacactgtacttaaaacaACAGTTTCTATCCCCCTCTCCCTTCCCCACCCCTTCATCCCCCACTCACGCCTGTTTGGAATTTTAAGTAGGTGGTGGATATTGTTGAGAAACAGCATTCAATAGATTCAGACTTGATGTgttacacaggagggacagcaggtggagctgtcgtgtatatatatatatatatatatattatgtgttttacagtctgtgatgtatgtcttacacttgtttgttcctgtattCTGAAGGTTGCATGAAGGTgagagatggagcatgcatgatggcagctcatgcacagatatactgttttgactatcagtttgtattatgatccgttccagtttcaatatataaacaaattataccacaaagagctttcctGTGTGTGCCTACATAATTCAAAGATAGCTCAGAGGTGATCCTGACTGCGCTGGTAAAGTACTCTGTAATGACACAAGGGTTATGGGCCCAGACACAGGCAAGAGGATCCCAGTTACCAGGAGCAAAGATTACAAGGATCAAGGCACAAGAAACATCTCTGAGAGATCTGCTCAGCAACTGTGAGTAAacccagtattattactaaaggGGAATAGCAGACAAACAGAAAGAGATGGCAAGCAGCACAGATCTTAGACTGGCAGTAACCAAGCTGTCTAATGATAACTACCAACTGTGGAAATTTAAAGTTGAAATGCTGCTGACTAAAGATGATTTGTGGGAAGTTATAAACACAGCAAGACCAAATGTTGATAACCAGGAATGGGACAAGAAAaacagatgggtggtcttcaggttgccgactgtcgggatcccggcgcacagtataccggcgctggaatcccgacagccggcataccgacagtttttttccctcatgggggtccaagaCCGTACACGcgccaccgcgcccgcagcgtggcaTGCTTTAGATGCAAGAAGATAGGACATTTAAAAAAGGACTGCTCTATATGGAAAGGAGAACAGCAGAAACTATTTTTAAAAGGATCCAAGCAGAAAGTCAAAACTACACTTACAGACATATGCACAAATAAGTGGAATATCACTtttaaagcgacagtaacacaTACGAACTTTAGTTGGTACATAGATTCAGGAGCGACAAGTTGCATGACAAGCGACAGAGATTTTTTCACCAAAATTGACACAAGTCATAGAGAAGCAATCTATCTTGCAGATGGTACCAATATCACTGCAGAAGGTAAAGGGCATGGTATGCTCATATGCTCCAGTGCTAATGGAAGTGATAGAATAATACCAATTAAAAACATATTATATGTTCCCAGATTGGAAGGCGGATTAATATCTGTAAAGTGTTTGACGGATAAAGGGTTTACCGTTAAATTCAAAGATAAAGTGTGCATCATTCAAAATGGAACAGAAACAGTAGCCACAGCCAAAGCAGAACAACACCTGTATCATCTAGACACTGCAGCACAACAGGTGAGATTAAGCACACACGGACACACAGACTGTATTCACATGTGGCACAGATGACTAGGACACAGGCACCCAGACAGCATTAAGGAACTACAAAAGAGAGGCCTAACAAAGGACCTCACAGTATCAGACTGTTCAGAAACCATGAGGTGTGAAtgctgtataaaagccaaagccaCAAGAATGACAATTCCAAAACAAAGTGAGAACAGAGCCCA
The Pseudophryne corroboree isolate aPseCor3 chromosome 4, aPseCor3.hap2, whole genome shotgun sequence DNA segment above includes these coding regions:
- the EFCAB2 gene encoding dynein regulatory complex protein 8 isoform X3, coding for MGVTKEALVSDLQKKITEAFEVFDHESNKTVDVREIGTIIRSLGCCPTEGELHDMLAEVEEEEPTGYIRFEKFLPMMTKVLLERRYRPIPGDVLLRAFEVLDDKKKGFFTKEELIKYMTEEGEPFTQEEMEEMISAAVDPDKNIVPYKDYTAMMVVEDY
- the EFCAB2 gene encoding dynein regulatory complex protein 8 isoform X1 — translated: MSDEKETAEALVSDLQKKITEAFEVFDHESNKTVDVREIGTIIRSLGCCPTEGELHDMLAEVEEEEPTGYIRFEKFLPMMTKVLLERRYRPIPGDVLLRAFEVLDDKKKGFFTKEELIKYMTEEGEPFTQEEMEEMISAAVDPDKNIVPYKDYTAMMVVEDY
- the EFCAB2 gene encoding dynein regulatory complex protein 8 isoform X2; translated protein: MHMRCSRSLPDSLHKCRDPSAMAFSSPGSPPPTGREIGTIIRSLGCCPTEGELHDMLAEVEEEEPTGYIRFEKFLPMMTKVLLERRYRPIPGDVLLRAFEVLDDKKKGFFTKEELIKYMTEEGEPFTQEEMEEMISAAVDPDKNIVPYKDYTAMMVVEDY